The Cyclobacterium amurskyense genome contains the following window.
TGCTGATCAGCGATTAAAAAATAGGTGTCCTCATCAGCTGTCTTTTCCATTTCAAAATCGTTTCCTTCTAAACTATCCTCATTACAAGAACCAAGAAGCGTTAATCCTAAAAAGGCAGTATTGATCCAAAATTTTTTCATTTTCATTTATTAATCATATTCAACATATGACCCAATTTTAAAAACCGAATCTGTCTGGTTTAATAGACGCAGTTAATTAATAAATCCCTTGGAGGAGGCATGGAAAAAAAAATATTTGCCTGATTTCATTTTAATAATATTCATAATTAAAAACTTAAAACAAGGCGCTTAGCTCGGTTTAGTTTGATTACAATTTGGCCTGGGTATATTTTGTGGTTGATTGGATATTGTTGCGGAAAATTACTCAAAAAGGAAGTTTTAAGTATTTAAAGTAGGTTTTATCGATTTTGTACGCTTCAAATAATCAACTGATATACTGGTGATTATCAATAAAGTTCTTGTTCTATAGTAATTAAAGTAAAATTAAGCCGTACTTTTGCGCCCGAATATAAAATGTCAGATGAAGCGCATAAACGAATACAAAAAACTCTTCGGAGTTGAAAAGGAAATCGAATTGACGACCTTGAAAAAGACTTACCGTGATTTAGTTAAGATGTGGCATCCTGACAAATTTCAAAATGGTGATCCTTTACAGGTAGAAGCAGAATTGCAAAGCCGTAGAATTATTGATGGTTATCATTTTTTGGTGAGTATAGCACCTGAGACTGTAGCTGCAAATTCTGAAGCATATACAGAAACCATCAATAACGCTGGAATTGCTGATTATTGGCACAAGGGGATGTTGTTGGAAATCACTTTTATGGATGGGTCTACTTACGAGTACTTCGGTGTGACCAAACAAGTCTATCAAAAAATGATTAATAGTGATAAGGTAAATCGTTTTGCTAAACGAAATATTTATCCAAAATACGTCTTTAGAAAAACCAAGAAAAGTTTGGAAACTGCTTAATACACATGGTTTATAGAAGTTAAACCCGAAATATGTAATAGACATTCTATAACGTGCTGAAATCGCTTTAAAATACCCAATCGTTGCTGTTTAGAGATTTCACCATAGCGGTGCTATGCTAAAATCTCCAAACAGTCTGATTTTCTTGCGATTGCAACACTTCCCGTAAACACGGGAAATCCTATTACATAATCCGGGTTAAATTCAATAATAAATTTCGTTTTTATACCAATATTTAAACAACAAAGCTGGAGCAATTGCCGCAGCTTTGTTGTTATAAATCTTTTTAGATTTTTTTAACTTCAAATATTGCGGATATATCATAAGGTATTTCCGACTTGTTTATTTTAATTGAATCACTTTGCCTTCTTCTGCTGACTGATAAGCGGCATAGATTACATTCACTACATCCACTGCTAAATCAATACCTGAACGCGGTTCCCGACCTTCATGTATAGCATAAATGAAGTCTTCTATTTCCAGTGAAAATCCACGAAACCAATCCTCATCACAACTTGGACGATTCCAGCCTGCTTTGGTTTCTAATTTTTCCGTAAAGTTTTCACTAGCAAAGGTTCCTGGATCTACAGCGTAGGTTTCTATAACATCATTAGCTGTCATATTGGCCTTAATGACTCCATCTGTCATATATGCAGTAACTCGTGTGTTGAGACCACCTAAACCTACATCGCTGACCAATACGGTTGCCCTGGATCCATCATCAAAGCGAATTACTACATTGGCCCAGTCTTCTACATCTACTGGATCGGAACTAATCCATTGATGTGCATTGGCCTTCTTGGCATTTTCGGAAGCTTCTGTATGAATCAAATCGGCAGTGTCAGCCATTACAGAAACAGGCAATATGCTTTTTCCTCTTCGTTGTTGTCCTTCCCATTGTTTGAGGTACAGACAGGCACCTACAGCATGGGCCCCCATTCTTAGTAAAGCGCCTCCTCCCATGTATTTCCATTCTTTGGAAAAAACCGAATTGGAACCGGAATGATTTTCTTCAGCTCTTAATTCCAGGACGGATCCTTTAGATGCTGCTATCAAATTACGCATTTTCACAATTGGTGGTGCATAAACCCAATTTTCAGCATAACAAAAAAGCACTTTATTGGAACGAACTGCCTCTCTTACTGCTTCTGCATTTTTGCTTGCCCCAGCTTTCATTTTCGACCGAGCAACATGAAAACCAATAGGTTCAGGATCTCCAGGTTCGCCAAAATAGCCAGTTAGGGGTTTTTCCATGATTATGTGCTTTCCTGCTTCAGCAGCTTTTATGGCAATCTCATGATGCGAGGCTGGTGGAGTACATATATCAATGACATCAATGTCTTCTCGGGCCAGCAACTCGTCTAATTCAGTCGTAACAAAGGCAACGCCAATGTCCTGAGCGAAAGAAGTTGCACTTTCTAATGTCAATGAACAGACACCCCTAATTTCAACTAGTCCGGGAGTTAAACTCATGTAATTCGCATGGTGCATGCGCGCACCATACCTTGCGCCTACCATCCCTATTCCTAGTGTTTTCTTAGTCATTTGATTTAAATATTTTTGTTGTTTTCGATTTATTTCCAGGTAGGGATAAACCTACTACGATGGACATTTCAATATGATTGTAATACTAAACTAGTGGATTTTTATTTGCTTTAACCCGAAATATGCAATAGACATTCTATTACGTGCTGAAATCGCTTTAAAATCAGCCACTTCGTTGCTGTTTTCAATTTCACCATAGCGGAGCTATACTAAAATCTCCAAACAGTCTGATTGTCTTGCGATTGCAACACTTCCCGTAAACACGGGACAGGCTTCACCCCTGACCATTGTCAGGGCGGAGAAATCCTATTACATAATCCTGGTTTAAAAGGATTGTAGGTATCATAAGCTAGTTTTCTAGCGGTAGGAGTGGGCTATACCAAGCGATAATTAAATGCGTTCTTCAAGAAAGTCAAATCCATGGATTTTTCCTTTTATAAATTGGCTAAAGCAAAGG
Protein-coding sequences here:
- a CDS encoding KTSC domain-containing protein, whose amino-acid sequence is MKRINEYKKLFGVEKEIELTTLKKTYRDLVKMWHPDKFQNGDPLQVEAELQSRRIIDGYHFLVSIAPETVAANSEAYTETINNAGIADYWHKGMLLEITFMDGSTYEYFGVTKQVYQKMINSDKVNRFAKRNIYPKYVFRKTKKSLETA
- a CDS encoding Gfo/Idh/MocA family protein encodes the protein MTKKTLGIGMVGARYGARMHHANYMSLTPGLVEIRGVCSLTLESATSFAQDIGVAFVTTELDELLAREDIDVIDICTPPASHHEIAIKAAEAGKHIIMEKPLTGYFGEPGDPEPIGFHVARSKMKAGASKNAEAVREAVRSNKVLFCYAENWVYAPPIVKMRNLIAASKGSVLELRAEENHSGSNSVFSKEWKYMGGGALLRMGAHAVGACLYLKQWEGQQRRGKSILPVSVMADTADLIHTEASENAKKANAHQWISSDPVDVEDWANVVIRFDDGSRATVLVSDVGLGGLNTRVTAYMTDGVIKANMTANDVIETYAVDPGTFASENFTEKLETKAGWNRPSCDEDWFRGFSLEIEDFIYAIHEGREPRSGIDLAVDVVNVIYAAYQSAEEGKVIQLK